Proteins encoded within one genomic window of Mustela erminea isolate mMusErm1 chromosome 21, mMusErm1.Pri, whole genome shotgun sequence:
- the EIF4EBP1 gene encoding eukaryotic translation initiation factor 4E-binding protein 1, producing MSGGSGCSQTPSRAIPATRRVILGDGVQLPPGDYSTTPGGTLFSTTPGGTRIIYDRKFLMECRNSPVTKTPPRDLPTIPGVTSPASEEPPTEPSQNHLRNSPEDKPAGGEESQFEMDI from the exons ATGTCTGGGGGCAGCGGCTGCAGCCAGACCCCAAGTCGGGCCATCCCGGCCACCCGCCGGGTGATCCTCGGCGACGGCGTGCAGCTGCCGCCCGGGGACTACAGCACCACCCCCGGCGGCACGCTCTTCAGCACCACCCCGGGAG GTACCAGGATCATCTATGACCGGAAGTTCCTGATGGAGTGTCGGAACTCACCTGTGACCAAAACACCTCCAAGGGACCTGCCCACCATTCCCGGGGTCACCAGCCCCGCCAGTGAGGAGCCCCCCACAGAGCCCAGCCAGAACCACCTGCGCAACAGCCCGGAAGATAAGCCAGCCGGCG GTGAAGAATCACAGTTTGAAATGGACATTTAA